In Zingiber officinale cultivar Zhangliang chromosome 8B, Zo_v1.1, whole genome shotgun sequence, a single genomic region encodes these proteins:
- the LOC122016343 gene encoding uncharacterized protein LOC122016343: MVKERVITVEYLEPSMSLELLGKFPDNAALGFDYSQSGIWSPLLPRGRHAPASLLRSQVRKKLLYGSPMTIRKVKAKFSNKKKKQSANGKNLDFTQIPSPKLVCPFWNSVCWKRVLRAAAKRFKIPGKSPLQMVPPTS, translated from the coding sequence ATGGTGAAGGAGCGGGTGATCACGGTGGAGTACTTGGAGCCGTCCATGTCGCTCGAGCTCCTCGGCAAGTTCCCAGACAACGCTGCCTTGGGCTTCGACTACTCCCAGAGTGGCATTTGGTCTCCCCTGCTCCCCCGCGGACGCCATGCCCCTGCTTCCCTCCTCCGCAGCCAGGTCCGCAAGAAACTCTTATACGGATCTCCGATGACCATCCGGAAAGTGAAGGCAAAGTTTtctaacaagaagaagaagcagagtgCTAACGGGAAGAACCTGGACTTCACTCAGATTCCTTCCCCTAAACTTGTATGCCCATTCTGGAATTCAGTTTGCTGGAAGAGAGTGCTGAGAGCAGCAGCCAAACGTTTCAAAATTCCTGGGAAATCGCCATTGCAGATGGTGCCGCCTACCTCATGA